Proteins from a genomic interval of Zingiber officinale cultivar Zhangliang chromosome 2A, Zo_v1.1, whole genome shotgun sequence:
- the LOC122042843 gene encoding fructose-1,6-bisphosphatase, cytosolic-like isoform X2: MDHEADAHRTDLMTITRYVLNEQSRYPESRGDFSILLSHIVLGCKFVCTTVNKAGLAKLLGFAGETNVQGEEQKKLDVLSNEVFVKALISSGRTCILVSEEDEEATFVDPSLRGKYCVVFDPLDGSSNIDCGVSIGTIFGIYMVKDKENVTIDDVLQPGKNMLAAGYCMYGSSCMIPKKGKIYSVNEGNAKNWDRPTTKYVEKCKFPDDGSSPKSLRYVGSMVADVHRTLLYGGIFLYPSDKKSPDGKLRVLYEVFPMSFLMEQAGGQSFTGKQRALDLVPTKIHERSPIFLGSYDDVEEIKALYAAEENND; this comes from the exons ATGGATCACGAGGCGGATGCGCACCGGACCGACCTTATGACCATCACCAGGTACGTTCTCAACGAGCAGTCGCGGTACCCGGAATCGCGTGGCGACTTCAGCATCCTCCTTTCGCACATCGTCCTCGGCTGCAAGTTCGTCTGCACCACCGTCAACAAG GCCGGGCTTGCTAAGCTCTTAGGATTTGCTGGGGAGACGAATGTACAG GGCGAAGAGCAAAAGAAGCTTGATGTGCTTTCCAACGAAGTCTTTGTCAAAGCTTTGATAAGCAGTGGGAGAACT TGCATTCTAGTTTCGGAAGAGGATGAAGAGGCTACTTTTGTAGATCCATCTCTGCGCGGAAA ATATTGTGTGGTCTTTGATCCACTGGATGGTTCCTCAAACATCGACTGTGGTGTCTCTATTGGAACA ATTTTTGGCATTTACATGGTTAAAGACAAGGAGAATGTGACTATAGATGATGTATTACAACCTGGGAAGAATATGCTAGCAGCTGGGTATTGCATGTACGGCAGTTCTTGCATG ATACCAAAGAAAGGCAAAATATATTCAGTGAATGAAGGCAATGCCAAGAATTGGGATCGACCTACAACAAA GTATGTGGAAAAATGCAAATTCCCCGATGATGGCTCCTCACCAAAATCTCTGAGATACGTTGGAAG CATGGTGGCTGATGTACATCGAACCCTGCTTTATGGAGGCATCTTTTTATACCCTTCTGACAAGAAGAGTCCTGATGGGAAATTACG TGTTTTATATGAAGTCTTCCCCATGTCATTCTTGATGGAACAAGCAGGTGGTCAATCTTTCACTGGAAAGCAACGG GCTCTTGACTTAGTTCCTACAAAAATTCATGAGAGGTCACCCATATTTCTAGGCAGCTACGATGATGTTGAGGAGATTAAAGCGCTGTATGCTGCTGAAGAAAACAACGATTGA
- the LOC122042843 gene encoding fructose-1,6-bisphosphatase, cytosolic-like isoform X1 produces the protein MDHEADAHRTDLMTITRYVLNEQSRYPESRGDFSILLSHIVLGCKFVCTTVNKAGLAKLLGFAGETNVQGEEQKKLDVLSNEVFVKALISSGRTCILVSEEDEEATFVDPSLRGKYCVVFDPLDGSSNIDCGVSIGTIFGIYMVKDKENVTIDDVLQPGKNMLAAGYCMYGSSCMLVLSTGSGVNGFTLDPSLGEFILTHPYIKIPKKGKIYSVNEGNAKNWDRPTTKYVEKCKFPDDGSSPKSLRYVGSMVADVHRTLLYGGIFLYPSDKKSPDGKLRVLYEVFPMSFLMEQAGGQSFTGKQRALDLVPTKIHERSPIFLGSYDDVEEIKALYAAEENND, from the exons ATGGATCACGAGGCGGATGCGCACCGGACCGACCTTATGACCATCACCAGGTACGTTCTCAACGAGCAGTCGCGGTACCCGGAATCGCGTGGCGACTTCAGCATCCTCCTTTCGCACATCGTCCTCGGCTGCAAGTTCGTCTGCACCACCGTCAACAAG GCCGGGCTTGCTAAGCTCTTAGGATTTGCTGGGGAGACGAATGTACAG GGCGAAGAGCAAAAGAAGCTTGATGTGCTTTCCAACGAAGTCTTTGTCAAAGCTTTGATAAGCAGTGGGAGAACT TGCATTCTAGTTTCGGAAGAGGATGAAGAGGCTACTTTTGTAGATCCATCTCTGCGCGGAAA ATATTGTGTGGTCTTTGATCCACTGGATGGTTCCTCAAACATCGACTGTGGTGTCTCTATTGGAACA ATTTTTGGCATTTACATGGTTAAAGACAAGGAGAATGTGACTATAGATGATGTATTACAACCTGGGAAGAATATGCTAGCAGCTGGGTATTGCATGTACGGCAGTTCTTGCATG CTTGTATTGAGCACTGGAAGTGGCGTGAATGGTTTCACTCTTGATCCTTCTCTTGGGGAGTTCATACTTACACATCCATATATTAAG ATACCAAAGAAAGGCAAAATATATTCAGTGAATGAAGGCAATGCCAAGAATTGGGATCGACCTACAACAAA GTATGTGGAAAAATGCAAATTCCCCGATGATGGCTCCTCACCAAAATCTCTGAGATACGTTGGAAG CATGGTGGCTGATGTACATCGAACCCTGCTTTATGGAGGCATCTTTTTATACCCTTCTGACAAGAAGAGTCCTGATGGGAAATTACG TGTTTTATATGAAGTCTTCCCCATGTCATTCTTGATGGAACAAGCAGGTGGTCAATCTTTCACTGGAAAGCAACGG GCTCTTGACTTAGTTCCTACAAAAATTCATGAGAGGTCACCCATATTTCTAGGCAGCTACGATGATGTTGAGGAGATTAAAGCGCTGTATGCTGCTGAAGAAAACAACGATTGA